The genomic interval TTGCTGTCAGGTGCCTCTGACTGACCTTGTGATTGGGTCTTCAgctttccctctgcctctcagGGAGCCAAGGATGGGCTTGGAACTGTTTGctctttttctctgttgcctAGCTTTGTTTGTGCTTTTCTGATTTCTGCCATCTCTTTCATATCTCTTCATATATATAAAAGAGATAAACTTACaacttcatatatatgtatacatatacacacacacatttaaaaacactatacataatatacatatatattgaaaCAAAGGATTCATTGGGGATAAAATCAAGAcagaatacattttataaaataaagtatgaTATAGATATGTTATTGAAAATGGACTAAATAGAAttgtaaaagcaagaaaaaacaagGAGATTCAATCGGAGCAtaatcagaatttattttttatcttctggTATAAAggacataaatttttaaaactcaattgaCTTATAAATCTTGAATGAGAAATTGTACAACTCACAATACATGATGAGACCATTTTAAGTTAAATATAATGCTATATTTTCTGACATTGCAGAGAACTAAAggtaaattttaaagtaatgggGTTCTATAGTTTTTTATATCTTCTACCCCAGCAGTCTACAGATCTCACATtcatcagttttctcatttccttttgttctaattAATCAAAATCCTTCATTTCAGGCCAGTATGTCTTCCTaaatatgaataagaaataaaatagcatttgGTGTTTGAGATTATGGGGGTCATCTTAATGACAGAAATGGGTTACTGGAAAGGGAGAATGTCTGATTAAATATACTCATAAACAAGTCAGAGGTTTATAAGCCAACATCTTCACAGGAGAAAGTTGTACAACTCCCAGGTCTTCTCAGGTGAAGTGTGTTCCCGGATGACCACCACCATGGACAGCAAGCAGTCATCATGGAAAGGTATGTGCAACTGCTCAATGGCTTTGTGAACAATCTGGTGTTTGAGgtaaaataatgtgaaattttaaGTAATAACAAAAAGTTTAAGGCACACAGGGTTATAAGAGCCTTCTAATCATTATTCTAGAAAGCAATTGTACAAGGACACAATGGAATAGATCAGTCGTTCTTAAATATGGGATCTTCCTTCTCCTTGAGACATTTTGCATTATCTAAATTCAGGTAAAGCAGGAAAGGGTAGATTATACTGGTGTTCAATGGGTAGCAACCGGGGAGGCTGCTAAATATCCTTCAATGCATTCTTCATGGACATCTCCCAGAACATGAAATAACCCAACTCAAAAGACCAATGATTCTGAGATTAAGAACTATACTAGAATAAGACCTCAAGAGTTTATACATCCACACTGTCATACATCAGAAAAAAACAGTTTACACTTTCTGGCTCCTAGATCTCTTATATGAGTTACACCATTTGAATCAGCCTGAAGAAATCATTCTGAGTCATAATGCAGACAACGTTAGCAAATATGCATCTCATACTGCTTTGTCAATTTGGTTGAAGCCAAATGACATTTCACCAGGAAAAACAGGCAAGGGCTAACTAATAGGCTGCACTTTCttggtgatattttcttttttcttttctttccttttcattttctattttttggtggtactggggtttgaattcagggcctcatacttgcaaggcaggcactctaccacttgaaccactgcacCAACCTTTGCTGAcatttgcaagaaaaaaattactactaacaacaaaatatgttttatgaaatgaataataaaaatatttatctaattTACCTCATCTTAGACTATGAAAATCCACCAGATAATAAACACATAGATAATAGTTCTCATCATTAAGGAATATTCAGTTAGGAATTTCCTAGAGTACTAGTCTGCATTCTCTATTTTCAAAGCAAAATTCTTTTATACATGTAGTTAAACATCCATTCACCTATATTATATGACTATAACATACATTGAGCAACTTTTAGAAGCATTGTGCTTTTGAAAAGTGAAACATCTATAATATGAGTTATCTCacaagattattttaattttgtacctAACAATTTGTTTAGTTACATTATAAACCAAACAACTTTTAAGTATATTTAAACTTACTTAGGATACTTGgagttagtttttttttcacaCATTAGTCTTTAactttacattattttatattagaCATTTCCAATTACATCTGTCAAAGATTCTGTGGAACTGAGAAATACATGTTTATATCAGAAGTTCTTGGTATTACTTCACTATGTTAAAGAGTGATATTAATTTGGCACCTATgtgccatttctttcctttcagagTGTAAATTATTGATATGCTAATGATAGATATCTGTCCATCTGCTGAGACAGCAAAGGGATGATAAAACCACCACTGATCCTTGTTAAGATTTTTAATGTGGGTGTTTGATAGAGCAGGAAAACGGGATATAATCAAGTTACCTAGGGCCTCTATTACCATAAAATCAAGGCAGAGTGTTGTTCTTTAAAAGTAATGGTAACAACCTCTACAAACACTGATCTCAGGAATAATGATGTGGTCCCTGATACACATGCAAAGTGAGGGCCCACAGGTGTGTATGATGTGACAAGGTGAAGACAAAGACCATGGTGTTGGTGTTCTGCCTGCCCAACCTGCTAATAAAGGGAGGGGAATCATTTAACCTCTGAGCATTCTATTTCATCAATATGATTTAGTGATAATTATGAAGTCCCAGTATATTCACAGGAACGTTGTAAAGcccaaattttgaaaaaaaaatctgaatggtTTGGCAAATTTTCAGACAAATGTGTGGGATTATAATGGTGAGTTAGTCATCCAGCCTACAGCATCATTTTTATGATAGGATTCTTTTCATAATCCATATTAGCAATCAAGCATTCATGAGTTTATTCTTGTCAGCCATGAAGATAAAACACACCAATGAACTGCAGTGTCTTTGTCACATTAGAGCCCGAAATGTAAATATTGGACATtgacttaaaaaattataaactctGATGACCAAAAATCTGCAGAGACACCCAAGACATTATATTATCTTCAGTGAATGACTTAAACACCCTGCTTCAGAATTAATTTAAGCTCCAAATGTTTACAAAGTATACAATTCCTTCTGGAAGCAATACAAAAATGCAGGAAGTCACCCACTTCTCAAACTACATATCTGTACAAATACAATTATATATCTAAATTGACACAGTGGAAGGTGTTGCTTCTTCTCCCACCCCAGCTGTACTAGCAATTCCTGTAGAAAAGGACAGTGCTGAGGGAGAAAGTTTCCCACAGCAGAATTACATCTGATAACCTCGGCAGAATAGATCATCTCAAAGtgggttgtgtttttgtttacaCAGGATCactcctgctgctgctggtgtTAAACCTCCTTCTCTGCAAGAATGTGGCTGCCAGCCCTGCCTGTGCAGGTGGGGCTGCGAACTGCCGCTTGAGCCTCCAAGACCTGTTCACCCGTGCAGTCGCCCTGTCTGACAACATCTATAAAGTTGCTGAAGACACATTCAGGGACTTTGTAAGTATCCCACTCATTGCTTCTTCCCAAAAGAAGCCTTCATGCCAAGGATAGGACTGTATGCAATTTAATAAAGTAAATCTCATGAACCAAATTGTAAATACTATATCGTTAAGTAAAAGAAGGCATCAGATAATAAAAGATGCAAAAAAGGAGAAAGCTCCAAGTTTCATGAAAGTTCAAAGATTCTCAAAGAATGCAAtgatttttatagattttctttaattcatctatttattaaaaatctaaaaccaGGTGTTAAGCCATTTTTAGGTTAGAAGAAGAGCCAGATTTTTGTTCTTAGAAACCAGTCTCCCTGGGCATTCTGTAGATATTCAATAAACGACAATTGCATTGGATTGAACTGGGTGGATGGAATAGAATTAGGCTGAACTGAAGCCATGTCAGAAGGGGGAAATgccaaaccaaaaagaaaaaaaaaggcttttcagAATCCCCAAATGCTAGGAATCATTGTTTTAAGATTTCCAGTGCATGTGATAATTACAACACAAAGGCTGGTTTACAATTGGAAACAGAGTttttcttcctgatgaaggtaCTTTGAAAGTTGTATTTTAGGTCTTCTAGGTCAGGCAAGGAGCCCACAAAACATTAGGGATTCAGTATATCATTGGGCCTCCAGAGAATATGACTCAATATTtgcaataaatatatattcataaaattattttcactcaagactttttcatttattcctggTTTTTGACTGTCCTTTATCTTCCATATCTTCCTAGtaatccttttaaattttcacaattttcgccaaatattatttttaaaccatgaagtttattattttattcagtttttaacCTGTTCATATCTTAATATTTCCTGAAAGTTATGCTCTGTTACTTTCGACTTACTTTGTCACACCAGTAATATTGAATTTTGAATTCATGATAAACTCGGTGAGGTACAGCTATGTGTATTCAGAGGTAATTGATagaaaaattgtaattttatAATGTCTGCTTAAAAGAGGCATATCTGTTGGacacacaagaaaaaagagactaaatgaataaacagatactTATGTACTTTAGCGTTTGGTATTTAAAACACTTGACAGTTTGTAGTTTGGTAGCATTTAGTCCTTGCTTTTCAAATAGCAACCCAAAGGAAGGGTGAAAGGAAGGTTGTGACAATACAGGAATagtaaagaagagaagaagttCAAAAATTTGAAATGTTAGATGAAAACAATGAGAATACAAACTAATCACAAAAAAAGTAGGCAAAAGGACTTGTTTGTTAATATTCCTTGGGTTCAAAATTATGCAGTGCTCTTTTTGAGAAAATTACCATCTACCAACTGTATGAATATTCTGCTAATGGATTAGCTTGTTCAATTCCCAAGATATAACTAATTGCATTTTCTCTATCATTTCTAGCAAAAAACATATGCCACTGGTCAGGAGTTCATTTCCAGGGCCATCAACAGCTGCAGCACTTCTTCCATTCCTACTCCAGTGGACAAGGACCAAGCCTTAAATAACAAGGTAACTCTTAAGCCCAGGTTTTCCACCAAAACAGCTGAGGCAGCATTCTAGGGTTGCTGTACTATAAATTATTAGAGTCACTAAAATTAGTATAGTAATCACATgtgcagagaaaaatggaggaaaagaatGCAATCTAAGAATATTTACATTATGTAGCTGATAAAttataagtaaaaacaaatactAGATAAGCCTAGAGTAGATCTATAAATTGTGCATGCAGAGGACAACATTTCACCCAATGCCTTATACCTAGGATTGCATACATCTTTCTGTAGGAATGTTTTGGGTGAGTTGGACATGCATGAGTAAATATCCACATAGGATAGTTGTAAGAAATGCAAATGCAGTTATGTAGTGCTCTTCCATTGACAGCACATTACATCCCTGATCACTGAATGATTTGAGTCCTCTTGTCTAAATTTACAAGACTCTTCTGGTTCTACTTCTTCTCTAACACTTACTTCCTCATTCTTCCCTGACTCTTCTGTCTCATGCTGCATCTTAATTGAAACACACCTTACCAAGCATGTCCTACAAATATTATGTTTCTTTCAGCAGAAACTCTAGTCTCTGTTCTGATGACAACAAAATCTACATATCAAACCAGCTCCAGTTTTTTACTGTTCTAATCTATCCTTCTGAAATAATGCCCTAACCAGTCTAAACATAgtttaaaataaacaagatacacatgatatatatatatatatatatatatctgtgtgtgtttgtgtgtatatatatatatatatatatacatacctcCACAAATATTCAGTTCTTTAAATAACCCAGTTTTATAACTTTAACAATACCTTACAGTTTGCATTTCTAAAAATTGTATTATCTACTGAAAATTTTTACATACACAGGAATAGCAAAGAGATATTTTAGttcaacttttccacaaaataacaTGTTACCACCCCGCtgtttttcacttcctttaaTGTGATGTTCAATGTGGTTGATCAGTCTGGAACACTTCTGAATACGGTCCGAGGCTTATTGTGCTCCTGGGAAGACCCTCTGCAGCACCTGACCACCACGGTGAGGGATATGAAAGAATTCCCAGCAGATATGATTAGAAGAGTCCAAGAGATTGAGTATAAAACACATCAACTTCAAGAGGGCGTGGAGAAGATAATCAAACAAGTGAGCAATCTTTGATACTTCTTTGATTTTCTCATCAATGAAAGAGGCAACCTCTGTGGTGGAAAATGTGTTTAAATTCCTCACTTTGCTAGAACAAATTTAGGCATTCAATGGTGTAGATGACAATACACATAAATTCTGATAGGTAATCTGATATATAAAAAATGTGCTTACTCTGTAAGAGAAAGGTCTGCAAGTCAAAATCTACAATTATCTCTGACTGCTATCTATTTGGCTCTCTAACTCAGACATCCTTAAGGTACAAAGATAGTTCCTCTTCTGTAAGATCTCTGGAGATTCCCAGCCAATAAAGTCCGGAGGTACAAACTGCTCCTTCTCTCAAGATGTTTTGCAGGTTCTTTTTGTAATCCTAGTCATGCCTTAGCACACAGTCCTCACTACTGAGGGGTCTTTGACAGCACCGTCCTTAACCCACTACCTCCCAACACagagaactaaaaagaaaacagctaCTCTTCACAGAAATTTGGAAGGAACCTTTCCTGATTTAAATGAAAGACTCCCCAAATTCATCAGCAGATCTTCACCATACTCATCATCAGATTATCTGCATCTTAAAGCATTTAATGCATTCCTCATTGTTTCTAAGATTTCAGTACATACATCCTCTGATCAATGGATTCAgtcaaaggaaggaaaagataaatgTGAACTATCACAAGAACTAAAGTGCAGAGGCCATGCTAGGGACAAATTTTGGGAAATGTAAAAGTCACTCAAGTAAAAGAATTCTTCCAAAGTCCCTTGGTCAAAGCCAAGTGTATTTTGTAACAGGAACTTTCTGCTTATTCACCTGACTACTCCTGTAAGAGAATAATTAATCTGTGATCTCCCTTATACCAGAAAACTTATACAAATGTCCTGCATTTAATTTTAAGACACGCTGATCCAGAAACACAAAAATCCATGTCTTTGGCTTATGTTTTCCATTCCTATATCATCCACATATCATAATTCAGTAATTAGAAGGAACAGTATAAACAAATACTAACAGTGTGAATAATACGTTACTATCTTTTTGGTGACTAGGTTGAACCTGGAGTTGTAAACGATGACATCTTCACTGCCTGGTCTGGACTTTCATCACTGCAGAAAGGTGACAAAAACTCTCACCTTGTTGGATTTTATAACCTGTTCCACTGCCTACGTAGGGATACAAATAAGGTTGACAATTTTCTCAAGATCCTGAAGTGCAAACTTGTCCATGAAGGCAGTTGCTAATCACATATCAATTCCCTCTATGTCTGAGATGGTTCTCATGGAAATATCTCTGGACAAGCTTCttttagttttatagtttttaatgcGTGCTTGGGTGTAATGGATCtcttcataaaaaaattaaaactgactCTTTACCAGTGTCAAAATCTAAAAAGCCAATTTGTCAAAGTTTCTTTTCTGCATTtcatggaaaaacaaaagaaaacatatcaCTACCATTGAGAAGTTCCTTTCAAAATTTGTAGCAAATAACAAAAGCTAGGATTGCAAATAAGACAATTAATAATTAACTTTAGAACCACAGTAAGTTAACATGGGTCATTATTGGAATCCAAAAGTTTGGTTACCATTCATAACAATCCCATCAAGAAGACGGAATCCTCAGGATGCTTTATTAAAATCACCACGTCTGTGAGCTAACTTTCATAGTGATGAGTTAGACACTGCTAGTGCTCTGCAATGGCAAAGTCTAAAAATAGTTAGGAAGCAAACATACAAAATGGCTCTAGATTTCTCCAGTAGCTCTTTCCAATTATGCTTCACTGAGTTCCAATCCCCTGAGAATAATCCTGGACACATTCTATGCATTCTATTTGCTCTGATTTTCACAAGACCTTTTCACTTAAGTTTCAGCCACATTTCACATGCCAAATATTTAagattttcctctcttccttttgtgGCTCAAAGGATATCAGGTAAAGCAGATGTCAGTAACTGAAAGTATTTCATTACCTTCTTTCTACTGGATCTCAATTCCTTTCCATGTCAGAATAACATAAACAATTaggagaaataaaacaatttctgaGAGCACTGTTTTATGAGGTACTGtgattgttttcatatttctgaCAGGCACTGAACTTGAATTTCTTCTGAGTGACAGGTGTGTCTCTGCTGTGGGGCACACTAGTGTGGTTTCAGCAGAAATGCCCTTGCTTGATTCTCCTATCTACCCCAAGGTGCTGCACTCCGTAGAATCCTTTACAGCCTCTACTGCAAGTCCCTTAAGCTAAATGAACCCTACTAAAAAAACTGTCCCAAAGTTAGCCATCTTCCAGCTTACAGGAAATTCATCTATCATAACCACTCTAAGCAATAGAGTAGCAATAAACCCAAATCACTGCTGAGCCCTCTCTTGGATCTCCACAAATCTCTTCTCTTATTCACATTAACATAGAGAGAATCAGAAAATAGTGTTCATTAGCAGACAATCATCTGAGGAATGAGACACTATTCTTCCCTTCTTTTGAATCCCATGAGTAATTATCTCTATCAACAATATCGTAGAGAGGTAGCCTTACAGGTATTCTCTACTAGACCACTAAATGGTAACTCCCACATCCAATCCCTAAAAATATCTAATGATCAGTGTTCAGTCTGGATAGAATTGATTGATTGAATGAGGGTGACTCAGCTTGTTAACCACACTTTAAACAAGCTAGGATGAGTGCTGATGTAAAGGCCCAGTCCTTAGAAGGTGGTGGGATTCCCAGGGGGGTTTTGAAGGAGGGTCATGGATTCTGCTGGGATTTCTAGACAGTACACAATGGGAAACATCAATTCTACATCCTGATAGGTATTAAATAAAATGAGTGGAATAAAGCCAAAGCTAGAGAGAGGCATAGGtgaggagagaaagataagatgaaagaaaaggaataaaaagatagAATTGAACGATAAGATGCAGTTAGCATACTGAACTTGGTGAAAAACTGTATCTACATTAATTATTAGATCTGAAAGCAAATAGCATCCACTGTTTTCCTTtcacttccctcttctctctttcctgaaatttttgtatgttttaagaATATTCTTGCCTTTATCAATTGAGGTGCTATAGTCTCAGCACAAGCAGAACTTGGCACTTCTGTAGGTCATGATTCAAAGAACTTTCTACCTCTTtttcaagaaataataaagataaaacttTCCCAGATCAATAGGAACATTTTCTCACATTAACCAATCTCTTTTCTCCATAAGGAGGTATATTTTGATCTGAGTCTTGCTTCTGTCTCTAACTGTGCAGACCCACACCTTTCATACACATCAGAATGCTCTGCCCCAAACCAAACTATCCCCCATCTCTTTCCTCTTGAATGCATGCAAAGCATCAATGCCCTCACTCagatttcatctttttcttttaaaaggcagAAGAATATGGGAGAAACATGTATATTCATTATTTCTAAGTTATTTATGTTGAATACATGCAATTCTATTATGTTTCCTACTTAGTTTTCTTCCCATCAATTTCTAGATATTTCCAACAGAGATGATGGTATTCATCAGGAGTGAAATTTTCTAATGAAGGACAGTGTCATTGTATAAAATGTAAGTTCAACATTACTTTTCTTTTACAAGGTGTTGATTCCAAGCATGAATTTAAGACTTCAAGTAAACTACTGAGGCGGTGATAGTCCTTGACTGTCACATAGAAActgaatgttgtaattttcaGACAAGATTGAGCAGAGCTATAGGTGTGTAATAGTGTTGCAAGAGGTAGTAAGAGAGAGGATATTTGTGAAGAGTATATCAATCACTTCTTTTCCAACGAGAATGAGTTTACTTAATTCTGCTGTAGTTTTGCACATGATAGCTATGGTGTCAAAACTGAAACAAACTAAACCTAGAAAATCATTGATCTCATAGTTTAGTAACTCATTCATTATGAGCTctgaaagaactaaaagagaGGTAAGAAAAATCTGTCTTCTAGGGGTTTGCCCTGAAGTTTCAGAGAGTATTAGATAAATATCCAAATAACTAAACTTTTGTCAAAGAGCATCCAGGAAGCATCTGGATGTGAGAACAAGAAAGATTGTCCAAAGTGGCACCATTGTGCGAGCTTTGAGATGAAGTTTTAAAGGCTTAGTAGAATACTCATAGACCAAAACAG from Castor canadensis chromosome 8, mCasCan1.hap1v2, whole genome shotgun sequence carries:
- the LOC109677677 gene encoding prolactin-like, translating into MTTTMDSKQSSWKGSLLLLLVLNLLLCKNVAASPACAGGAANCRLSLQDLFTRAVALSDNIYKVAEDTFRDFQKTYATGQEFISRAINSCSTSSIPTPVDKDQALNNKVTLKPRFSTKTAEAAF